The proteins below come from a single Melospiza georgiana isolate bMelGeo1 chromosome 4, bMelGeo1.pri, whole genome shotgun sequence genomic window:
- the IKBIP gene encoding inhibitor of nuclear factor kappa-B kinase-interacting protein isoform X2 translates to MSEVKPRKKGISSSKTSEGSQKAEKHSNYEKLASPRSSSNHSSFRMDSRTSLSIISLTVCLVVSWFLFQQSGQFADLERKYNFLHQEAEKIMDVGNKVNLISEKCEKTWNLMKQLEDLQIISHIKYLQEDIYTMKTWSSSIIKKQEELEKNLTSLFHAVSSAEQNTASVAKNVTLTIVTVKTDIRRISGLVSDMTALTDSLQTLEDKVEKGEKATVKNIGDLLTSSIDRSTKIQSLASSNARKIEQIKTALSELRSDFNKHSNRLLNLEGDRAKVLKTVTFANDLKPKMYKVKKEFAILEPLVNDLTLRIGRLVEEVLQREKEIALLNEKLANLMRVQTEIKDVKDEITKISDIN, encoded by the exons atgTCTGAAGTTAAGCCAAGGAAAAAAGGTATTTCTTCATCCAAGACCAGCGAAGGTTCACAGAAGGCTGAGAAACACAGTAATTATGAGAAGCTGGCAagtcccaggagcagcagtaaTCACAGTTCCTTTAGGATGGACTCAAGGACAAGTTTGAGTATCATTTCCCTTACTGTTTGCCTGGTGGTGAGCTG GTTTCTATTTCAGCAGTCGGGTCAATTTGCTGATCTGGAACGAAAGTACAATTTTTTACATCAAGAAGCTGAAAAAATCATGGATGTGGGAAATAAAGTAAACTTAATTTCTGAGAAG TGTGAAAAGACTTGGAACTTAATGAAACAGCTGGAAGATCTTCAAATAATTTCTCACATTAAATATCTGCAGGAAGATATTTATACAATGAAAACATGGTCTAGCAGCATAATTAAAAAGCAAGAAGAACTGGAGAAGAATTTAACAAGCCTTTTTCATGCAGTTTCAAGCGCTGAACAGAACACAGCTTCTGTAGCAAAAAATGTAACATTGACAATTGTGACAGTAAAAACTGACATAAGGCGCATTTCAGGCCTGGTCTCGGACATGACTGCACTGACAGATTCTTTGCAAACACTAGAAGATAAAGTGGAAAAAGGTGAAAAGGCAACAGTAAAAAACATAGGCGACCTCCTTACCAGTAGCATCGACCGAAGTACGAAAATACAAAGCCTGGCATCCAGTAATGCAAGGAAAATCGAGCAAATCAAGACAGCACTGTCTGAGTTAAGGAGTGATTTTAACAAGCATTCCAATAGACTTTTGAATCTTGAAGGTGACAGAGCAAAAGTTCTGAAGACAGTTACATTTGCTAATGATTTAAAACCTAAGATGTACAAAGTTAAAAAGGAGTTTGCCATCTTGGAGCCTTTAGTAAATGACCTAACACTGAGAATAGGAAGATTAGTGGAGGAGGTCTTGCAACGGGAGAAGGAAATTGCTTTACTGAATGAGAAATTGGCCAATCTAATGAGAGTTCAAACCGAGATCAAGGATGTGAAAGATGAAATAACCAAGATTTCAGACATTAATTGA
- the IKBIP gene encoding inhibitor of nuclear factor kappa-B kinase-interacting protein isoform X1 → MSEVKPRKKGISSSKTSEGSQKAEKHSNYEKLASPRSSSNHSSFRMDSRTSLSIISLTVCLVVSWFLFQQSGQFADLERKYNFLHQEAEKIMDVGNKVNLISEKLESSESILREAASSISVMTEFGQEISSLHNAINDIQNNEQTLSLKLQSINEKFQNVTNSWRRSLDEMNTNASGLKSEAKFIHTEVTSKINEVDQRIKSLAERVKDLEDSTARNIRTLKKQEDDEFSRVEQKLNLDAKSVEKLEEEQNSLVAKDTDLNQKLANYEPKIEECKTHLPTIENAIHSILRLSSDLLGMEKKIEDLKTQLYAVENDMLKTVSDTVAMQKALEGLQSNGSLIKMQHELAVLETGPDTAVSSKAEEVTLESFHLENDQNGDK, encoded by the exons atgTCTGAAGTTAAGCCAAGGAAAAAAGGTATTTCTTCATCCAAGACCAGCGAAGGTTCACAGAAGGCTGAGAAACACAGTAATTATGAGAAGCTGGCAagtcccaggagcagcagtaaTCACAGTTCCTTTAGGATGGACTCAAGGACAAGTTTGAGTATCATTTCCCTTACTGTTTGCCTGGTGGTGAGCTG GTTTCTATTTCAGCAGTCGGGTCAATTTGCTGATCTGGAACGAAAGTACAATTTTTTACATCAAGAAGCTGAAAAAATCATGGATGTGGGAAATAAAGTAAACTTAATTTCTGAGAAG CTTGAGTCTTCTGAAAGTATCCTGCGAGAAGCTGCCTCATCCATCTCTGTGATGACTGAGTTTGGGCAGGAAATATCTTCTCTTCATAACGCCATAAATGATATTCAGAACAATGAACAGACTCTATCTTTAAAGTTGCAGAGCATTAATGAGAAGTTCCAAAATGTAACAAATTCCTGGAGAAGAAGTCTGGATGAAATGAACACAAATGCTAGTGGTTTAAAATCTGAAGCAAAGTTCATACATACAGAAGTTACTTCCAAAATCAATGAAGTTGACCAAAGAATTAAATCCCTTGCAGAAAGGGTAAAAGATTTGGAGGACAGTACAGCCAGAAATATCAGAACACTAAAAAAGCAGGAAGATGATGAATTCTCTAGAGTTGAACAAAAGTTGAACTTGGATGCAAAGTCAGTTGAAAAGCTAGAAGAAGAACAGAATAGTCTGGTAGCCAAGGACACAGACCTGAATCAGAAACTTGCAAACTATGAACCTAAAATTGAGGAGTGCAAGACCCATTTGCCAACAATTGAAAATGCTATTCACTCTATTCTTAGGCTGTCAAGTGACTTGCTTGGTATGGAGAAAAAGATAGAAGACTTGAAGACACAGCTGTATGCTGTGGAAAATGACATGCTGAAAACTGTGTCTGATACAGTGGCCATGCAGAAGGCTCTTGAAGGCCTCCAGTCCAATGGCAGCTTGATCAAAATGCAACATGAACTAGCTGTTCTAGAAACAGGGCCTGACACAGCAGTATCTTCAAAAGCAGAAGAAGTAACTTTAGAAAGCTTTCACTTAGAAAATGACCAGAATGGGGATAAGTGA